A window of Haliscomenobacter hydrossis DSM 1100 contains these coding sequences:
- the proC gene encoding pyrroline-5-carboxylate reductase, translating into MKILIIGGGNMGLTYAQSFLRAHIASKEDMMILEKSPERAASLAQKDIGTVYGSAEECIQRADLVILAVKPQDTEMLFASLRPFIHPQQVFLSIMAGVKIATIAEALGVSKVIRAMPNLPAQIGRGMTAFTSSDAVTRIELVTVQNLLNTTGKTVYVEEESFIDASTAISGSGPAYVWYFMDSMMHAAREMGFSDSEAELLVSQTFLGAVELYLATNSSCEEWIQRVASRGGTTEAALKSFGENNLKQDIVSGAFAALRRAEELGKN; encoded by the coding sequence ATGAAAATTTTGATCATTGGAGGGGGCAATATGGGGCTTACCTACGCACAAAGTTTCCTGCGTGCGCACATTGCCAGCAAAGAGGACATGATGATCCTGGAAAAATCACCCGAGCGCGCAGCAAGCCTGGCCCAAAAAGACATTGGTACGGTATATGGCTCTGCTGAGGAATGTATCCAAAGGGCGGATTTGGTCATTTTGGCGGTGAAACCCCAGGATACGGAAATGTTATTCGCTTCGCTGCGTCCGTTTATTCATCCGCAGCAGGTTTTTTTATCCATTATGGCCGGAGTGAAAATTGCCACGATTGCCGAAGCCCTGGGGGTCAGCAAGGTCATTCGGGCCATGCCCAATTTGCCCGCCCAGATTGGTCGGGGCATGACCGCCTTTACCTCCTCCGATGCCGTGACGCGGATTGAATTGGTTACGGTGCAAAACCTGCTCAACACGACGGGCAAAACGGTTTACGTGGAAGAAGAATCCTTTATCGATGCATCCACGGCTATTTCCGGGAGTGGTCCCGCTTATGTCTGGTACTTCATGGATTCCATGATGCATGCCGCCCGGGAAATGGGTTTTTCGGATTCCGAAGCCGAACTTTTGGTAAGCCAAACCTTTTTGGGCGCCGTAGAATTGTACCTGGCCACCAATTCTTCTTGTGAAGAATGGATCCAGCGGGTTGCCTCCCGCGGCGGTACCACCGAAGCGGCCCTCAAATCTTTTGGAGAAAATAACCTGAAGCAGGACATCGTGAGCGGGGCCTTTGCGGCCTTGCGGCGAGCGGAGGAATTGGGGAAAAACTAA
- the rmuC gene encoding DNA recombination protein RmuC — MIDGSIVFLLIGLLIGAILAWIWARLRLQTQAVLKTDLEKQFVRRELHEANERQLLSAQQELRQRQDELRQLSGHLATRDQVIKNLDDKLHHQKQELEQLQIRFRTEFENVANRLLEEKSQKFTAQNQEQIHALLQPLREHIRDFEDVSAMRFIEETRDRISLKKEIEQLRELNTQLSSDANNLASALKGDNKTQGDWGELQLEVLLQKAGLMRDLHYRMQASFTDEDGRAKRPDFIIILPEDKHLIIDSKVSLTAYERYFQANDDASRQIAAREHIDSLRRHIRDLSGKNYQQLYQINTPDYLLLFVPIEPAFALALQQDQKLFTEALERNIVLVTNSTLLATLRTVSYIWKQERQKNNVLEIARQSGLLYDKFCAFVEDLKAIGNRLDQTQVAYRDAMNKLLESTKFGDTLIGRAERIKELGAKTSKQLPKDLLEQIDQVQELPFADGELSNDV; from the coding sequence ATGATTGACGGCTCCATTGTTTTTTTGTTGATCGGCTTGTTGATCGGCGCAATTTTGGCCTGGATTTGGGCGCGTTTGCGTTTACAAACCCAGGCAGTACTCAAGACGGATCTGGAAAAACAATTCGTACGTCGGGAGTTGCATGAGGCCAACGAACGGCAATTGCTCAGCGCTCAGCAAGAGCTCCGCCAGCGTCAGGATGAACTGCGGCAGCTTTCGGGGCATTTGGCTACCCGTGATCAGGTGATCAAAAACTTGGACGACAAACTCCATCACCAAAAACAGGAACTGGAACAATTGCAAATCCGTTTTCGCACCGAATTTGAAAACGTAGCCAATCGACTATTGGAAGAAAAAAGCCAGAAATTTACCGCTCAAAATCAGGAGCAGATTCATGCCCTGCTGCAACCCCTGCGCGAGCACATTCGCGATTTTGAAGACGTTTCGGCCATGCGCTTCATCGAAGAAACCCGCGACCGCATTTCACTCAAAAAAGAAATTGAACAGCTGCGCGAACTCAATACCCAACTCAGCAGCGATGCCAACAACCTGGCTAGCGCCTTGAAAGGTGACAACAAAACCCAGGGCGACTGGGGCGAATTGCAATTGGAGGTGCTGCTGCAAAAAGCAGGCTTGATGCGCGATCTGCATTACCGGATGCAAGCCAGTTTTACCGATGAGGATGGACGGGCCAAACGACCGGACTTCATCATCATCTTGCCCGAAGACAAACATTTGATCATTGACTCCAAAGTGTCTTTGACGGCCTACGAGCGGTACTTTCAGGCCAATGACGATGCCAGCAGGCAAATCGCAGCACGCGAGCACATCGATAGCCTGCGCCGCCATATCCGTGATTTGAGCGGCAAGAATTACCAACAACTGTACCAAATCAACACCCCGGATTATCTGTTGCTGTTTGTGCCCATTGAACCCGCCTTTGCGCTGGCCTTGCAACAAGACCAAAAACTCTTTACCGAAGCCCTGGAGCGCAACATTGTGCTGGTGACCAACTCAACCCTGCTCGCTACCCTGCGCACCGTTTCGTACATTTGGAAACAAGAACGCCAGAAGAACAACGTCCTGGAAATTGCCCGCCAGAGCGGCTTGCTCTACGATAAATTTTGTGCTTTTGTGGAAGATTTGAAAGCCATCGGCAATCGCCTGGATCAAACCCAGGTCGCTTACCGCGATGCGATGAATAAATTGCTGGAGTCGACCAAGTTTGGAGACACGCTGATTGGCCGGGCCGAAAGAATCAAAGAATTGGGGGCAAAAACCTCCAAACAATTGCCCAAAGACTTACTCGAACAAATTGACCAGGTGCAGGAACTACCTTTCGCCGATGGTGAGCTGAGCAACGATGTCTAG
- a CDS encoding sensor histidine kinase: MTAIQIFLSPRYRLLSHVLFWAVYMVYATLLYGSTRDDYWRGFVEVISTLPVKITAVYFTLYYLIPRFLYARKYPGLILIFIISVILFGYADRFLMHKIYVPIYLKDYNYEKFPMTDLAKAIQRSSIVYLVVFAASAIKLIKKNYQTERFSQELGKEKLDAELKFLKGQIHPHFLFNTLNTLYALTLQNSPKSSEVVLKLSHLLDYMLYDCNVELIPLRKEVQQMQNLIELEQFRYGNRLEVSFSVTGDVSVQQIPPLLMLPFVENAFKHGVSKEVEEAFISIDLTLKDQQLILRVENSKAEGDTKPEAEYTKGIGLRNVSRRLDLLYADSYDLQVFDEEDTFMIVLKIPISAKGNLVSEANPVQQSLV, translated from the coding sequence ATGACTGCGATTCAAATATTTCTCTCCCCCCGGTATCGCCTATTGTCCCATGTTTTGTTTTGGGCTGTATATATGGTCTATGCGACCTTGTTGTATGGTTCTACCCGTGATGACTATTGGCGTGGCTTCGTGGAAGTTATTTCTACCTTACCCGTAAAAATTACGGCAGTATACTTCACCCTGTATTATCTGATTCCCCGTTTTTTGTATGCCCGGAAGTACCCAGGATTGATCCTGATTTTCATTATTTCGGTCATCTTGTTTGGTTATGCGGATCGTTTCTTGATGCACAAAATTTATGTGCCCATTTATTTGAAGGACTATAATTACGAGAAATTTCCCATGACCGATTTGGCCAAGGCGATCCAACGCTCCAGTATTGTTTATTTGGTCGTTTTTGCCGCTTCAGCCATTAAATTGATCAAGAAGAACTACCAAACCGAACGTTTTAGTCAGGAACTGGGCAAAGAAAAACTGGATGCCGAACTTAAGTTTTTGAAAGGTCAAATCCACCCTCACTTTTTATTCAATACCCTCAACACCCTTTATGCCCTGACCTTACAAAACTCGCCAAAATCTTCGGAAGTTGTGCTCAAGCTCTCCCATTTGCTGGATTATATGCTGTATGATTGCAATGTGGAACTCATTCCTCTGCGCAAAGAAGTACAACAAATGCAAAACCTCATCGAGTTGGAACAGTTCAGGTACGGCAACCGCCTGGAGGTGAGTTTTTCGGTGACCGGGGATGTGAGTGTACAGCAAATTCCACCGCTTTTGATGTTGCCTTTTGTGGAGAACGCGTTTAAACACGGCGTGAGCAAAGAAGTAGAAGAGGCCTTTATTAGCATCGACCTCACCCTAAAAGACCAGCAACTAATTTTACGGGTGGAAAATAGCAAAGCGGAAGGAGACACCAAACCTGAAGCGGAGTACACCAAAGGCATTGGGTTGAGAAATGTATCCCGCCGCCTGGATCTATTATATGCTGACAGCTACGATCTACAGGTTTTTGATGAAGAAGACACCTTTATGATTGTGTTGAAAATTCCCATCAGCGCAAAAGGTAACCTGGTTTCAGAAGCCAATCCTGTGCAGCAATCGTTGGTTTGA
- a CDS encoding YceI family protein — MKHLTFVMSLAAVLSLAFTNPVEKAVAYKVDVAGSAVKWTAYKVTGKHFGKITLKTGSLEMSKTKLGKASFEVDMTTLTVEDITGEYADKLKGHLLSDDFFSVEKHKTAKFVSTKIVPNGKPNGFSVTGDLTIKGITKPITFDAIVKNEAGKVKGTAAIKVDRTNYDVKYGSGKFFQGLGDKAIYDEFDLEVSLVASK; from the coding sequence ATGAAACATCTGACTTTTGTTATGTCTCTTGCCGCGGTACTGAGCCTGGCGTTCACGAATCCAGTTGAAAAAGCAGTTGCTTACAAAGTAGACGTAGCTGGAAGTGCGGTAAAGTGGACCGCCTACAAAGTAACGGGCAAACACTTTGGCAAAATCACCCTCAAGACTGGTTCACTTGAGATGAGCAAAACCAAGCTTGGCAAAGCCAGCTTTGAAGTAGACATGACTACCCTCACCGTTGAAGACATCACTGGCGAATATGCGGACAAACTGAAAGGGCACTTGTTAAGCGATGATTTTTTCAGTGTAGAAAAGCACAAAACTGCGAAGTTTGTTTCTACCAAAATTGTACCCAACGGCAAACCAAATGGTTTCAGCGTAACTGGCGACTTGACCATCAAAGGCATCACCAAGCCAATTACTTTTGACGCTATTGTCAAAAATGAAGCTGGTAAAGTAAAGGGTACTGCTGCTATCAAAGTTGACCGCACCAATTACGACGTCAAGTACGGTTCAGGCAAATTCTTCCAAGGCCTTGGCGACAAAGCCATTTACGATGAGTTTGATCTGGAAGTGAGCCTCGTAGCTAGTAAATAG
- the ppk1 gene encoding polyphosphate kinase 1, whose product MYHKRDISWLSFNHRVLQEAKDPLVPLYERIKFLAIYSSNLDEFFRVRVSALRQFQKMDKQERKSMLEVKPKKELREIKKIVHQQQVEFGIIFRSQIIPALREHNIFLLNDYQLFSSAQKQFAQAYFLEKVLPHLQHQYISTAVDVPFLKNRSLYFVGRLAQSDELGLVNIPSDVLPRFIALPGDEHQFQVTFLDEIIRANLHHLFPEGMQSAYSIKISRDAELYIDDEYTGDLREKIRASLANRSIGAPTRMLYDSSMNIELTQQLKSIFGLSKNDLFPGARYHNFSDFFAFPAPAHVEGLYDAPMPPLPHPVLEHADSIIKVMQQQDVLLHFPYQKYDYIPQLIEEVAQDPQVESIKITLYRVAKDSSIAKALVKAQKNGKSVTVFVEVKARFDEASNLLWGETLQKAGARVIYSRPGIKVHSKILLIGRREAEQLRNYTYLGTGNFNEKTATLYTDHALLTADERLANEVADVFRLLEEVSLEGSFQHLMVSPVNSRRKFVACIEREIQHAKSGRAAWMMLKMNSLEDTAMIDKLYEASQAGVKIKLIIRGICCLVPGVPGLSENIEVISIIDRFLEHARVYQFANGGEEALFLASADWMTRNLDRRVEVVFPIYNLTLKQELVNILQLQWADNVKARMLNAEQDNPYKAVSTEEAPVQAQKEIYFKLRTALETNK is encoded by the coding sequence ATGTACCACAAACGCGACATCTCCTGGCTCTCTTTCAACCACCGAGTACTTCAAGAAGCCAAAGACCCCCTGGTTCCCCTCTACGAACGCATCAAGTTTCTGGCCATTTACAGTTCCAATTTGGATGAGTTTTTCCGGGTCAGGGTTTCGGCACTGCGGCAATTCCAAAAAATGGACAAACAGGAGCGGAAATCGATGTTGGAAGTCAAGCCCAAGAAAGAACTGCGGGAGATCAAAAAAATAGTCCACCAGCAACAAGTCGAATTCGGGATCATTTTCCGCAGCCAGATCATCCCTGCCCTGCGCGAGCACAACATTTTCCTGCTCAATGATTACCAACTTTTTTCGAGTGCACAAAAACAATTCGCCCAGGCATATTTTCTGGAAAAAGTCCTTCCACACCTGCAACATCAGTACATTTCCACTGCGGTGGATGTGCCTTTTTTAAAAAACCGCAGTTTGTATTTTGTAGGCCGTTTGGCCCAATCCGATGAGCTGGGTCTGGTCAATATTCCTTCCGACGTTTTGCCCCGTTTCATCGCGCTTCCTGGCGACGAGCATCAATTTCAAGTGACTTTCCTGGATGAAATCATCCGCGCCAACTTGCACCACTTGTTTCCTGAAGGCATGCAGTCGGCCTATTCCATCAAAATTTCAAGGGACGCAGAATTGTACATCGACGACGAATACACCGGAGATTTGCGGGAAAAAATCAGAGCAAGTTTGGCCAATCGCTCCATTGGTGCCCCGACCCGCATGTTGTACGACAGCAGCATGAACATCGAACTCACCCAGCAATTGAAATCCATTTTTGGATTGAGTAAAAATGATTTGTTCCCCGGAGCGCGTTACCACAATTTCAGCGACTTTTTCGCCTTCCCTGCTCCAGCTCATGTGGAAGGATTGTACGATGCGCCCATGCCGCCACTTCCGCATCCGGTACTGGAACATGCGGATTCGATCATCAAAGTCATGCAACAACAAGACGTGTTGCTGCATTTTCCTTACCAAAAGTACGACTACATCCCCCAACTGATTGAAGAAGTAGCCCAGGACCCCCAGGTAGAAAGCATCAAAATTACCTTGTATCGCGTAGCCAAAGATTCATCCATCGCCAAGGCCCTGGTGAAGGCCCAAAAAAATGGCAAAAGTGTTACGGTTTTTGTAGAAGTCAAGGCTCGTTTTGACGAAGCATCCAATCTGCTTTGGGGCGAAACCCTGCAAAAAGCCGGCGCTAGGGTCATTTATTCCCGTCCAGGCATCAAAGTACATTCCAAAATCTTGTTGATTGGTCGCAGGGAAGCGGAGCAACTACGCAACTACACCTACCTGGGGACAGGCAATTTTAATGAAAAAACGGCAACCCTGTACACCGATCATGCTTTGTTGACCGCAGATGAACGCCTCGCCAATGAAGTAGCCGACGTATTTCGGCTTTTGGAAGAAGTATCCTTGGAGGGTTCTTTTCAACACCTGATGGTGTCTCCAGTCAACAGTCGACGCAAGTTTGTGGCCTGCATCGAGCGCGAGATTCAGCACGCCAAGTCCGGACGCGCGGCATGGATGATGTTGAAAATGAACAGCCTGGAAGATACCGCCATGATTGACAAATTGTATGAAGCCAGTCAGGCCGGCGTAAAAATCAAACTCATCATTCGGGGAATTTGTTGCCTGGTGCCTGGAGTGCCCGGACTGAGCGAAAACATCGAAGTCATCAGCATCATTGATCGTTTTTTAGAACATGCCCGAGTTTATCAATTTGCCAATGGGGGCGAAGAAGCGTTATTTTTGGCTTCAGCCGATTGGATGACGCGCAATCTCGATCGACGGGTAGAAGTGGTTTTTCCCATTTACAACCTCACGCTCAAGCAAGAATTGGTAAACATACTCCAGCTCCAGTGGGCCGATAATGTCAAAGCACGTATGCTCAATGCGGAGCAAGACAACCCCTACAAAGCAGTTTCAACGGAGGAAGCCCCGGTTCAAGCGCAAAAAGAAATTTATTTCAAACTTCGTACTGCATTGGAAACCAATAAATAA
- a CDS encoding NAD(P)/FAD-dependent oxidoreductase gives MKINIAESNLERIVIVGGGFAGLMLAKKLAKANYQVVLIDKNNYHQFQPLFYQVAMAGLEPSSIAFPLRKFFQGNANVFIRVTEVTAIEYDKKRLQTPLGIVNYDHLVIATGADTNFFGNATLAAKALPMKSVSEALYLRNRILDDYEKTLSITDPEERQGYIDIVIVGGGPTGVEIAGSLAEMRKYILPKDYPEMDCSEIEIFLIQSGDQLLKGMSDEAAKKALQFLQKLDVKVILNNRVTSFDGELVTMKDGTTIRSRKVIWAAGILGAIFEGFPAAAIGPGNRLVVNKHCQVLGMENVYALGDVALMEGDAKFPEGHPQVAQVAMQMGEYLAGSFKRKQQGKPIVPFVYRDLGSMATIGRNKAVVDFPGFKIQGFFAWLVWLFVHLYQLLGVRNKVMVFINWVWNYVTYDQSLRLMIRPHVPPKEVEKF, from the coding sequence ATGAAAATCAACATCGCCGAAAGCAACCTGGAACGCATTGTCATCGTTGGCGGTGGCTTTGCAGGTTTGATGCTTGCTAAAAAACTGGCCAAAGCCAATTATCAGGTTGTTCTGATTGATAAAAACAACTACCACCAGTTTCAGCCCTTGTTTTATCAGGTGGCTATGGCGGGCCTTGAACCCAGTTCCATTGCTTTTCCGCTGCGCAAATTTTTTCAAGGCAATGCCAATGTGTTCATCCGGGTCACCGAGGTCACGGCGATAGAATACGACAAAAAAAGACTACAAACACCCCTGGGCATTGTCAATTATGATCACCTGGTGATTGCAACGGGGGCGGATACCAATTTTTTTGGCAATGCAACCCTGGCGGCCAAAGCCTTACCCATGAAATCGGTATCGGAAGCCCTGTACCTGCGCAACCGCATCCTGGACGATTATGAAAAGACCTTGTCCATTACCGATCCAGAGGAACGGCAGGGGTACATCGATATCGTGATTGTTGGAGGAGGCCCTACCGGCGTGGAAATTGCCGGTTCACTGGCGGAAATGCGCAAATACATCCTGCCCAAAGATTACCCGGAGATGGACTGCTCAGAAATTGAAATCTTCCTGATTCAAAGTGGGGATCAATTGCTCAAAGGCATGTCGGATGAGGCGGCCAAAAAAGCCCTGCAATTTTTACAAAAACTGGACGTAAAGGTCATTCTGAACAACCGGGTGACTTCTTTTGACGGGGAATTGGTGACCATGAAAGACGGTACCACCATTCGCTCGCGCAAAGTGATTTGGGCTGCGGGTATCCTCGGAGCGATCTTTGAGGGTTTTCCTGCGGCAGCAATTGGCCCAGGCAATCGCCTCGTGGTGAACAAACATTGTCAGGTATTGGGTATGGAGAATGTGTACGCCCTTGGCGATGTAGCCTTGATGGAAGGTGATGCTAAATTTCCGGAAGGTCATCCCCAAGTGGCGCAAGTGGCTATGCAAATGGGAGAATATTTGGCAGGGTCATTTAAAAGAAAACAGCAAGGAAAACCGATCGTACCTTTTGTTTACCGCGATTTGGGTTCGATGGCTACAATTGGACGGAATAAAGCCGTGGTGGATTTTCCTGGATTCAAAATTCAGGGCTTCTTTGCCTGGTTGGTCTGGCTATTTGTCCACCTCTATCAACTTCTGGGCGTACGCAACAAAGTCATGGTATTCATCAACTGGGTTTGGAATTATGTAACCTACGATCAGTCTTTGAGGTTGATGATTCGGCCTCATGTACCACCGAAGGAAGTTGAAAAGTTTTAA
- a CDS encoding MarR family winged helix-turn-helix transcriptional regulator, giving the protein MKIEEEIKQNKPFKSEHQKAVVNLMFTASWWAQHATRLLRPYGISQEQYNILRILRGMHPEPATIKTLTERMLDKNSNASRLVEKLKQKKLLDRLECPNDRRRVDITITESGLRMLDETSLLMEGNMSTYFNTLTVEEAQQLNELLDKMRG; this is encoded by the coding sequence ATGAAAATTGAAGAAGAAATCAAGCAGAACAAACCGTTCAAATCGGAGCACCAGAAAGCGGTCGTCAACTTGATGTTTACCGCGTCATGGTGGGCGCAGCATGCTACCCGGCTCTTGCGTCCTTACGGCATTTCGCAGGAGCAATACAACATCCTGCGCATTTTGCGGGGCATGCATCCCGAGCCTGCGACCATCAAAACACTAACGGAACGCATGTTGGATAAGAACTCCAACGCTTCTCGTTTGGTTGAAAAGCTCAAGCAAAAAAAATTGCTTGATCGTTTGGAATGCCCCAACGACCGGCGGAGAGTGGACATTACGATTACCGAAAGTGGCTTGCGTATGCTCGATGAAACCTCATTGCTGATGGAGGGCAACATGAGTACCTACTTCAATACCTTGACGGTTGAGGAAGCTCAACAGCTCAACGAACTTTTGGACAAAATGCGGGGATAG
- a CDS encoding ABC transporter ATP-binding protein, with amino-acid sequence MAMGRNSADRAEGEQRKMSREKLRRSLKVFQYVLPYKWPFIWGMFFLTIGSLLFLAIMKLPGEILNIISGESKYGLSTNMAFFVVIALLAVQSVFSYLRVQLFAVVSEKSMSALRRDLYQKLVTLGIPYLEERRVGELTSRITNDVTQVQGVVSLTLAEFIRQIIVFLGGVFIIVFTMPRLALIMLATVPIVVISAMFFGRYIRKLMRARQDQLAATNVVVEETMQSIQTVKAYTNEGFEVKRYGLSLTEMVRISLKAARMRGLFAAFIIFVMFGALFFIIWQAAQMVEQGIMLKGDLLDFAVFTGIIGTAIASLGSFYTEIVSAVGATERILDILDQPSELTLDASVTPNTQRFKGEISYRDVRFSYPSRKDVPVLKGVSFDIAAGRKIALVGASGGGKSTIMQLLLQFYNLESGEILVDGKSIYDYDLTHYRHNIGIVPQEVMLFGGTIRENIAYGRPGASDEEIIAAARKANAWYFIHSFPEGLDTIVGERGVKLSGGQRQRVAIARAILKDPAILLLDEATSSLDAESEKLVQEALNKLMVGRTSIIIAHRLATIRDVDCIYVLDNGVIIEQGTHDELSSVADGAYNALAKLQFELA; translated from the coding sequence ATGGCAATGGGTAGAAACAGTGCTGATCGTGCCGAGGGAGAGCAGCGCAAAATGAGTAGAGAAAAATTACGTCGGTCCTTAAAAGTTTTCCAGTACGTCCTTCCTTACAAGTGGCCATTTATTTGGGGGATGTTTTTTCTGACCATTGGCAGTTTGTTGTTTCTGGCCATCATGAAACTCCCGGGCGAAATCCTGAACATCATCTCCGGTGAATCGAAATATGGTTTGAGTACCAATATGGCTTTTTTTGTGGTCATCGCCTTATTGGCGGTTCAAAGTGTGTTTTCTTACCTCCGGGTACAATTGTTTGCGGTAGTGAGCGAAAAAAGTATGTCGGCCTTGCGCCGCGACTTGTACCAAAAACTCGTCACCCTGGGCATTCCCTATCTGGAAGAAAGAAGGGTAGGGGAGTTGACCAGCCGGATTACCAACGATGTCACCCAGGTACAGGGCGTCGTGTCGCTCACCCTGGCTGAATTTATTCGACAAATCATCGTGTTTTTAGGTGGGGTGTTCATCATCGTATTTACCATGCCCCGGCTGGCTTTGATCATGTTGGCTACCGTGCCCATTGTGGTCATTTCTGCCATGTTTTTTGGGCGCTACATCCGCAAACTCATGCGGGCTCGTCAGGATCAATTGGCGGCAACCAATGTGGTGGTGGAAGAAACCATGCAGAGCATTCAAACGGTAAAGGCTTATACCAACGAAGGATTTGAAGTGAAACGTTACGGACTCAGCCTGACCGAGATGGTGCGTATTTCGCTCAAAGCAGCCCGGATGCGTGGACTCTTTGCGGCATTCATCATCTTTGTGATGTTTGGTGCCCTGTTTTTCATCATTTGGCAAGCGGCACAAATGGTGGAGCAAGGAATCATGCTCAAAGGTGACTTACTGGATTTTGCGGTATTTACGGGCATCATCGGGACGGCCATTGCCAGTTTGGGGAGTTTTTACACGGAGATTGTGTCGGCAGTGGGCGCTACGGAGCGCATCCTCGATATCCTGGATCAACCCTCCGAACTAACCCTCGACGCATCCGTAACTCCCAATACCCAACGCTTCAAGGGGGAAATCAGCTACCGGGATGTGCGTTTTTCGTACCCGAGCCGCAAGGATGTACCCGTGCTCAAAGGGGTGAGTTTTGACATTGCCGCTGGACGAAAAATAGCCCTGGTGGGCGCCAGTGGCGGAGGCAAATCCACCATCATGCAACTGCTTTTACAATTTTACAACCTGGAAAGTGGGGAAATTCTGGTGGATGGCAAATCGATTTACGACTACGATTTGACCCATTATCGACACAACATTGGCATTGTACCCCAGGAAGTTATGCTTTTTGGCGGAACCATCCGGGAAAACATTGCCTATGGTCGGCCTGGTGCCAGCGACGAAGAGATCATCGCCGCAGCCCGCAAGGCCAATGCCTGGTATTTTATCCATTCTTTTCCCGAAGGATTGGACACCATTGTGGGCGAACGTGGGGTGAAACTCTCGGGCGGGCAACGCCAAAGGGTAGCCATTGCGCGCGCCATCCTGAAAGATCCGGCCATCTTGTTGCTGGATGAAGCGACATCTTCTCTCGATGCGGAATCGGAAAAACTGGTGCAAGAGGCCTTGAATAAACTCATGGTGGGCCGTACTTCCATCATCATTGCCCACCGCCTGGCGACCATTCGGGATGTGGATTGTATCTACGTGCTCGACAATGGGGTGATCATCGAACAAGGCACGCACGATGAACTGTCTTCAGTAGCGGACGGTGCGTACAATGCCCTGGCCAAACTCCAATTTGAATTGGCTTAA
- a CDS encoding DUF6089 family protein — MKKLLLAFAMILPFYGFCQDLDFGITGGIGLYSGDLSPKEFAIYPNDYGYAAGIFLRQRYSRFIGIRTGLTLAKVMGDERNNGVKVDRGLNFQSNITEFSLMGEIHLFHIGYARNKTVISPYVAFGLGFFAFNPKINFGGQIIELRPLGTEGQGLEGYPNRYSRSQFNLPFGAGVNILINDRLTIGAEMIFRATLSDYLDDVSDAQLVYGDILTNKGELAARISNPLLDPANTENLTVSYARGGEHNDWYIIPALTLSWRIKNSGKSRSVYSKYMECPRF, encoded by the coding sequence ATGAAGAAATTGTTGTTGGCATTCGCCATGATTTTACCTTTTTATGGCTTTTGCCAGGATTTAGACTTTGGGATTACGGGTGGTATTGGACTTTATTCCGGCGACCTGTCCCCTAAAGAATTTGCCATTTATCCCAATGATTACGGCTATGCTGCGGGTATTTTTTTACGGCAGCGCTATTCACGTTTTATCGGCATACGCACCGGATTGACTTTGGCAAAAGTTATGGGCGACGAAAGAAACAATGGCGTTAAAGTTGATCGTGGGCTCAATTTCCAAAGCAACATCACCGAGTTCTCCTTAATGGGCGAAATCCACCTTTTTCACATTGGTTATGCCCGCAACAAAACCGTCATTTCCCCTTATGTCGCTTTTGGATTGGGCTTTTTTGCCTTTAACCCCAAAATCAATTTTGGTGGCCAAATCATCGAATTGCGTCCGCTGGGCACCGAAGGCCAGGGCCTGGAGGGTTACCCCAACCGGTATAGTCGCAGCCAATTCAACCTGCCATTTGGTGCGGGTGTAAACATATTGATCAACGATCGCCTCACCATTGGCGCAGAGATGATCTTCAGAGCGACCCTCAGCGATTATCTCGACGATGTCAGCGATGCCCAATTGGTCTACGGGGACATCTTGACCAATAAAGGTGAATTGGCCGCCAGAATCAGCAATCCTCTCCTCGATCCGGCCAATACCGAAAATCTTACAGTCAGTTATGCGCGCGGCGGCGAACACAACGACTGGTACATCATTCCTGCCTTGACCCTCTCCTGGCGCATCAAAAATTCGGGCAAATCCAGAAGTGTATATTCGAAGTACATGGAGTGTCCGAGGTTCTAA